From Plasmodium vivax scf_7167 genomic scaffold, whole genome shotgun sequence, the proteins below share one genomic window:
- a CDS encoding variable surface protein Vir17-like (encoded by transcript PVX_112645A), which translates to MDDSDMDPPIESECKSLDKDLPSSKFDEDFTSYVDLYSLEDVSLDKEDKTYFSKWYTSFSEKFSHYYKEKAKEKNENISPKRCRNLNYHINYLIFQIYQKELDYKNEEDQKLFKSSIESLKKNIKSLFAVSEKINCERDEKDYTSSMNIVKKLDDYCENRDHLRSVIKDKKEKCQDLIDYVNKKYDCFFNNDSCIIDIDAEEKKTFAISDDCTLYNIPKTFSYFECNNYELPYRIQSIPHCPSQYASIFDQIVAPLKYYIEDVPYLNEILNYPQYACLAVFGIVLIPPILCKVKHNILNMYLFKCTYNSPYNLSLRNSHNR; encoded by the exons ATGGACGATTCTGATATGGACCCTCCTATTGAATCAGAATGC AAATCACTGGACAAAGATCTTCCTTCATCAAAATTTGATGAAGATTTTACTAGTTATGTAGATTTATATTCTTTAGAAGATGTTTCACTAGACAAAGAAGATAAAacttatttttctaaatggTATACAAGTTTTTCAGAAAAATTTTCACattattataaagaaaaagcgaaagaaaagaatgaaaatattagTCCAAAGCGTTGTAGGAATTTGAATTACcacattaattatttaatattccaaatttatcaaaaagaacttgattataaaaatgaagaagatcaaaaattattcaaatcTTCTATtgaaagtttaaaaaaaaatataaaatcacTATTTGCTGTAAGTGAAAAAATCAACTGTGAACGAGACGAAAAAGATTATACATCGTCAATGAACATAGTGAAGAAATTAGATGATTACTGTGAAAACAGGGATCATTTACGTAGTGTaataaaggataaaaaagaaaaatgtcaAGACTTGATTGATTACGTAAATAAGAAATACGATTGCTTTTTTAACAATGATTCTTGCATCATTGATATAGAtgcagaagaaaagaaaacttttGCCATATCTGATGATTGTACACTTTATAATATTCCTAAAACGTTTTCATATTTCGAATGTAACAACTATGAATTGCCTTATAGGATACAGTCTATTCCACACTGTCCAAGCCAATATGCATCAATTTTTGATCAAATTGTGGCACCTTTAAAATACTATATAGAAGACGTTCCTTACTTGAACGAAATACTAAATTATCCCCAATATGCATGTTTAGCGGTATTTGGAATTGTTTTAATACCTCCTATTTTATGTAAAgtaaaacataatatattaaatatgtaCCTGttcaaatgtacatataattcTCCGTACAATTTGTCATTACGGAACTCCCATAATcgataa
- a CDS encoding tryptophan-rich antigen (Pv-fam-a) (encoded by transcript PVX_112655A) — MESSNGVDSLIDKKSSFSTLKVDNSDVLFCVNISFVKSCAQSAFLIFSLYIILKHFFPSVFKKLNNTLYSNTLNAIKYSQGYIDKPYEKGNTELKNEGGAFEGALAEVRTNEKEIKTGGDSISVEEATNIDKEKEGEKGKGDNKIKESEPNVANISTNYNIEKNGDVNNEAKGAYHISTVEGKDLNKKEKSDNKAEGEKYNLMPENNDTVVNLGGTYFLEKRGMHIYDIKEEDEKLNHNTKDDKDLTEAKGNADNKSASSMNVKNGTNHVEKGAEASTGKKEEGEKHVDKKEPNNYQIKNEGQENDSAGTSYSLKKGADGHNDKKKSSSNSLEGVQEKNERETNSHKLKEDEENVRDGSTSSLSKWGEKDEQKTVPNNDKTELDTKKVKKEDAKKDEAKKDDAKKDDAKKEAKKSDLKKDGKKEPKKEKDKSKDIRRANSLDTIYKSDLESKDDEIEDDKSDEWKKNEWNNWLIKTEEDWKLFNTSVENKKNRWLEKRDKELEVWLMNMQNRWLHYRENEENEYKAEAMKNSSTWDDSQWEQWIKTEGKKGMEADLKKWLNDKETFLDGWISKEWVQWKNERMLQWLSVDWKHKEDETFEHYKSSKFTNVLHIKKKKKWTKWKERTNKEKEEWNNWVKGKENLYVNNKWDKWLKWKKDKRALYSQKFLTFINKWISDKQWTVWIEDQGGSTL, encoded by the exons ATGGAGTCAAGTAATGGTGTAGATAGCCTAATTGACAAAAAGTCCTCATTTTCAACGTTAAAAGTGGATAATAGTGACGTCCTATTTTGTGTTAATATATCATTCGTGAAGTCCTGCGCGCAGAgtgcctttttaattttttccctgtaCATTATATTGAAGCACTTTTTTCCG tctgtattcaaaaaattaaataacacATTATATAGTAACACGTTAAATGCCATAAAATATAGTCAGGGATACATAGACAAACCGTATGAAAAAGGCAATactgaattaaaaaatgaaggaggtGCATTTGAAGGTGCCCTTGCAGAAGTGCGTACAAAtgagaaagaaataaaaactgGTGGAGATAGTATTTCTGTGGAAGAAGCAACAAATATCgataaggaaaaagaaggcgaaaaaggaaaaggtgataataaaattaaagaaagtGAACCAAATGTTGCAAATATAAGtacaaattataatatagaaaaaaatggagatgTCAACAATGAAGCCAAAGGGGCATATCACATTTCTACGGTAGAGGGAAAGGATCtgaataaaaaggaaaagagtGATAATAAAGCTGAGggtgaaaaatataacttgATGCCAGAAAATAACGATACGGTAGTAAATCTAGGGGGAACATATTTTctagaaaaaagaggaatgCACATCTATGACAtaaaagaggaagacgaaaaatTGAATCATAACACAAAGGATGATAAAGATTTAACAGAAGCAAAGGGAAATGCTGACAATAAATCGGCATCTAGTATGAACGTCAAGAATGGTACGAATCATGTGgaaaaaggagcagaagcAAGTACTGGTaagaaagaagaaggggaaaaacatgtCGATAAGAAAGAACCAAATAattatcaaataaaaaatgaaggacaaGAGAATGACAGCGCAGGCACAAGTTATAGCTTGAAAAAAGGTGCAGATGGTcataatgacaaaaaaaaatcgagtTCTAATTCGCTAGAAGGTGTACAAGAAAAGAATGAAAGGGAAACGAATAGccataaattaaaagaagatgaagaaaacgtCCGAGATGGTTCAACAAGTAGTTTGTCAAAATGGGGTGAAAAGGATGAGCAGAAAACGGTTCCAAATAACGATAAAACGGAATTAGACACaaagaaagtgaaaaaggaagacgcCAAAAAAGACGAAGCGAAGAAGGACGATGCGAAAAAAGACGATGCGAAGAAGGAGGCAAAGAAAAGTGACTTAAAGAAGGACGGGAAAAAAgaaccaaaaaaagaaaaggacaaGTCAAAAGACATAAGAAGGGCAAACTCATTAGATACCATTTATAAAAGCGATTTGGAATCAAAGGATGATGAAATAGAAGATGATAAATCTGatgaatggaaaaagaacGAATGGAATAATTGGCTAATTAAAACTGAAGAGGATTGGAAACTGTTTAATACAAGCGtcgaaaacaaaaaaaacaggtggctagaaaaaagggataaagaATTGGAAGTGTGGCTAATGAATATGCAGAATAGGTGGTTGCATTATAGAGAGAACGAAGAAAATGAATACAAAGCGGAAGCCATGAAGAACTCATCAACATGGGACGACAGCCAATGGGAGCAATGGATTAAAacagaggggaaaaaaggcatgGAAGcagatttgaaaaaatggttAAATGATAAAGAAACCTTCTTGGATGGATGGATTTCTAAAGAATGGGTCCAGtggaaaaacgaaagaatGCTTCAGTGGTTATCAGTTGATTGGAAACATAAGGAAGATGAGACTTTTGAGCATTATAAATCAAGCAAATTTACGAATGtgttacatataaaaaagaagaaaaaatggaccaaatggaaagaaagaacaaataaggaaaaggaagaatggAATAATTGGgtaaaggggaaagaaaatttatatgtaaacaATAAATGGGATAAATggttaaaatggaaaaaggaTAAACGCGCATTGTATAGTCAAAAGTTTTTGACCTTCATTAACAAATGGATAAGTGACAAACAGTGGACAGTATGGATTGAGGATCAAGGTGGTTCAACTTTGTAA
- a CDS encoding hypothetical protein (encoded by transcript PVX_112650A), protein MNSLELHPQKSDIRNVWWQVCGNEENKFYDVINHFFTLYDEIKHKYKVKKDDFRKNIWAYFDEMAKKQLPEKETSFEKQLNDLVKEKPITKDEFRVLTEKYKTACTELREELFSMCQVEIAQVMMQLPWWKGY, encoded by the coding sequence ATGAATTCTTTAGAATTGCATCCACAGAAGAGCGATATTCGTAACGTATGGTGGCAAGTGTGTGGaaacgaagaaaataaattttatgatgTTATAAATCacttttttaccttatatgatgaaataaaGCATAAGTacaaagtgaaaaaagatgactttagaaaaaatatctgGGCATATTTTGatgaaatggcaaaaaaacaaCTACCAGAAAAAGAAACCTCTTTTGAAAAACAGCTTAATGATCTCGTTAAGGAGAAACCCATAACGAAAGATGAATTTAGGGTATTGACTGAAAAGTATAAAACTGCATGCACTGAATTAAGAGAAGAGCTATTCAGTATGTGCCAAGTTGAAATAGCTCAAGTGATGATGCAGTTACCGTGGTGGAAGGGTTATTAG
- a CDS encoding hypothetical protein (encoded by transcript PVX_112640A), which translates to MHFPWKFKHNNDNNDDDNNNSNDNSNNNNNLFFFLLNVILSKTILNEIHIFSSFTYAYYE; encoded by the coding sequence ATGCATTTTCCATGGAAATTTAAgcataataatgataataatgatgatgataataataatagcaaTGATAATagcaataataataataatttattttttttcttgttaaATGTTATTCTGTCGAAAACAATTTTGAAcgaaattcatattttttcttcttttacgTATGCATACTACGAATAA
- a CDS encoding tryptophan-rich antigen (Pv-fam-a) (encoded by transcript PVX_112665A): MKGLYKILGLTGSLYVLSCSFLSSGVSAADAQGENVHVRIPTSLKQLNEEGVYSVSEWKKKKWSEFLKSVDGDFKEFLVYLDNEKNSWLEGKDELWEQWKANMEKKWEHYDEYTFKELLADHAKDALTWNDKEWINWVSKKGRLAMKGDWNKWVNGHDVFFKDGINNDWKNWSDFKRKEFGSITWKYREDKFWTYWIDHGKPSEPMFVIKMEMFKKWQDRLKNEEEEWSNWLDEKQKKYIDVEWDKWVQWKKENNKKFIDWMEYFVEKWTSNKQWNVWIEERNSCITL, from the exons ATGAAAGGATTATACAAGATTTTAGGTTTAACCGGTTCCTTATATGTTTTATCCTGCAGTTTTCTTTCATCTGGTGTTTCCGCAGCT GATGCTCAGGGTGAGAACGTCCATGTACGTATTCCAACCAGTCTAAAGCAATTAAATGAAGAAGGAGTATATTCCGTATCcgaatggaaaaagaaaaaatggtcCGAATTTTTGAAATCAGTAGACGGAGATTTTAAGGAATTTTTGGTTTATTtggataatgaaaaaaatagctggCTAGAAGGAAAAGATGAACTCTGGGAACAATGGAAAgcaaatatggaaaaaaaatgggaacactATGATGAATATACCTTTAAAGAATTATTGGCTGATCATGCAAAAGATGCATTAACATGGAATGACAAAGAATGGATAAATTGGGtaagtaaaaaaggaagattaGCAATGAAAGGAGATTGGAATAAATGGGTTAATGGACATGATGTCTTTTTTAAAGATGGTATTAATAATgattggaaaaattggaGTGATTTCAAAAGGAAAGAATTTGGATCAATCACATGGAAATATCGTGAAGATAAATTCTGGACATACTGGATAGATCATGGAAAACCTAGTGAACCCATGTTTGTCATAAAGAtggaaatgtttaaaaaatggcaagaTAGACTtaaaaacgaagaagaagaatggTCAAATTGGTTagatgaaaaacaaaagaaatatattgaTGTAGAATGGGATAAATGGGTACaatggaaaaaggaaaataacaaGAAGTTTATTGATTGGATGGAATATTTTGTTGAAAAATGGACAAGCAATAAACAGTGGAATGTATGGATTGAGGAGAGAAACAGTTGTATCACACTATAA
- a CDS encoding tryptophan-rich antigen (Pv-fam-a) (encoded by transcript PVX_112670A) yields MRLLPAVLFLSGSLYILSPSFNINFYASAAEAEVTEGGDNLDDDLGGDLEGLLGDDAEGGAAGGEGAAAAASAEGLSGEVENELLYVKEDDDDAPAATPDEKPSTSGEETPAAFVDLVNETVPPPAKAPLPLQTKAPQGPKIKDWNQWMKQAKKDFSGYKGTMHTQRHEWTKEKEDELQKFCKYLEKRWMNYTGNIDRECRSDFLKSTQNWNESQWNKWVKSEGKHHMNKQFQKWLDYNKYKLQDWTNTEWNKWKTTVKEQLDDEEWKKKEAAGKTKEWIKCTDKMEKKCLKKTKKHCKNWEKKANSSFKKWEGDFTKKWTSNKQWNSWCKELEK; encoded by the exons atgagaTTGTTACCTgccgttttatttttatctggatccttatatattttatcccCAAGTTTTAATATAAACTTCTATGCTTCTGCTGCA GAAGCTGAAGTAACCGAAGGTGGTGATAATTTGGATGATGACTTGGGAGGAGATTTAGAAGGCTTATTAGGTGATGAtgcagaaggaggagcagcaggaggagaaggtgcagcagcagcagctaGCGCTGAAGGATTAAGTGGTGAAGTAGAAAATGAACTTTTATACGTTAAGgaggatgatgatgatgcaCCTGCAGCTACACCTGATGAAAAACCATCAACCTCTGGAGAAGAAACTCCTGCTGCTTTCGTTGATTTGGTAAATGAAACTGTACCACCACCTGCCAAAGCACCTTTGCCATTGCAAACAAAAGCTCCTCAAGGACCAAAAATAAAGGACTGGAACCAATGGATGAAGCAAGCTAAGAAAGATTTTTCAGGATACAAAGGTACCATGCATACTCAAAGACACGAATGGACCAAAGAGAAAGAAGATGAACTTCAAAAATTCTGTAAATACTTGGAAAAGAGATGGATGAATTATACAGGAAATATCGATAGAGAATGCAGATCCGATTTCTTGAAATCCACTCAAAACTGGAATGAGAGCCAATGGAATAAATGGGTCAAAAGTGAAGGAAAGCACCACATGAATAAACAATTCCAAAAATGGCTAGACTACAATAAGTACAAGTTACAAGACTGGACCAATACTGAATGgaacaaatggaaaacaaCTGTTAAGGAACAACTTGATGATgaagaatggaaaaaaaaagaggcagctGGAAAAACTAAAGAATGGATCAAATGTACcgacaaaatggaaaagaaatgTTTAAAGAAAACAAAGAAACACTGCAAAAACTGGGAAAAGAAAGCAAACAgctcatttaaaaaatgggaaggagaTTTCACCAAAAAATGGACTTCCAACAAACAATGGAATTCATGGTGTAAagaattagaaaaataa
- a CDS encoding tryptophan/threonine-rich antigen (encoded by transcript PVX_112680A; Apicoplast targeted protein. Curated by Stuart Ralph, Walter and Eliza Hall Institute of Medical Research, Australia.), translated as MKILSAAVFISGSLCILCSNFLVDFASATQAVPKPDQKNLKGGVKNAPLQQRKGSVPINPPKPVNDKLKDGSNKTETKNAKNTLSKPPMQVTDKSKDEAKKTPLQSTPKLTPKTKEVPKESNMEMWLKDTKDEYENLKCQYRTCLYDWFRKINDEYNELLNKLEEKWAKFPNDPKNKDVFDNLKTSSLKNDEKKAQWMRKNLKDLMREQVDEWLEGKKKIYEGMSPTYWDAWEKKIAKGLMGAAWYKMNSSGRTKEWDKLRNELETRYNKKIKSLWGGFHRDVYFRFKEWIEEVFNKWIENKQIDTWMNSGKK; from the exons atgaaaatactATCAGCGGCTGTTTTTATTTCGGGATCCCTTTGTATTCTGTGCTCTAATTTCTTAGTGGATTTTGCTTCTGCTACG CAAGCTGTACCCAAACCTGATCAGAAGAATCTTAAAGGTGGCGTAAAAAATGCTCCCTTGCAACAGCGGAAAGGTTCGGTACCAATTAATCCTCCCAAACCAGTTAATGACAAACTTAAGGATGGTAGTAATAAAACTGAAACGAAGAATGCTAAGAATACGTTAAGCAAGCCACCAATGCAAGTTACTGACAAGTCTAAGGATGAAGCGAAAAAGACTCCTTTGCAAAGTACTCCAAAACTTACACCTAAAACAAAGGAAGTACCAAAAGAATCTAACATGGAAATGTGGTTGAAGGACACTAAAGatgaatatgaaaatttaaaatgtcagTACCGTACTTGTTTATACGACTGGTTtcgtaaaataaatgatgaaTACAATGAATTACTGAATAAGCTGGAAGAAAAGTGGGCAAAATTTCCAAATGACCCGAAAAATAAAGATGTGTTTGATAATCTGAAAACATCAAGTCTAAAAAATGACGAGAAAAAAGCTCAAtggatgagaaaaaatttaaaggatTTAATGCGTGAACAAGTAGATGAATGGCTTGAaggtaaaaagaaaatctaCGAAGGTATGTCACCTACATACTGGGATgcttgggaaaaaaaaatagcgaaaGGATTAATGGGAGCTGCATGGtataaaatgaattcatctggaagaacaaaagaaTGGGACAAGTTGAGAAATGAGTTAGAGACTcgttataacaaaaaaatcaaatcTCTTTGGGGCGGTTTTCATCGTGATGTATACTTTCGATTTAAAGAATGGATAGAAGAAGTATTCAACAAATGGATagaaaataagcaaatagATACATGGATGAATAGTggtaagaaataa
- a CDS encoding tryptophan-rich antigen (Pv-fam-a) (encoded by transcript PVX_112660A), giving the protein MESSTYSESDVSEDNTSILRENMKEDKPSHAKGSGLSSVFSTFFAFLTSTAALLNTCSLPSLIDKYDAVAKPACLVGLVEEGPGEEEEWKRYTWDNWKTRLEEDFNEFYFSLDKEKKEWIEEKEGEWEKLIHEMGNKWTTPEKGFDNRAHLSDSLEGSSTWNDSQWEDWIRTKGSQLMEIEWENWIDEKDSLFNEMILKKWIQWKNSKIMRENEMAKMERENQ; this is encoded by the exons ATGGAATCGAGTACATATAGCGAAAGCGATGTGTCGGAAGATAATACTTCCATATTAAGAGAAAATATGAAGGAAGATAAACCATCGCATGCTAAGGGGAGCGGTCTCTCAAGtgttttttctacattttttgcttttctgaCATCCACAGCTGCTCTTTTGAACACTTGCTCCTTA CCTTCACTTATAGATAAGTACGATGCTGTGGCTAAGCCGGCTTGTTTGGTAGGACTAGTTGAAGAAGGgccaggagaagaagaagaatggAAAAGGTACACTTGGGACAATTGGAAGACAAGATTGGAGGAGGATTTCAATGAATTCTATTTTTCCTtggataaggaaaaaaaggaatggaTTGAAGAGAAAGAAGGGGAATGGGAAAAACTGATACACGAAATGGGAAATAAATGGACGACTCCTGAAAAAGGTTTTGACAATAGGGCACATTTATCTGATAGTCTAGAAGGGTCATCAACATGGAATGATTCTCAGTGGGAAGATTGGATTAGAACAAAAGGGAGTCAACTTATGGAAATTGAATGGGAAAATTGGATTGATGAAAAggattccctttttaatgaaatgattttgaaaaaatggattCAGTGGAAGAATTCAAAAATAAT GAGAGAAAACGAAATGGCTAAAATGGAAAGAGAGAACCAGTAG
- a CDS encoding tryptophan-rich antigen (Pv-fam-a) (encoded by transcript PVX_112675A; Apicoplast targeted protein. Curated by Stuart Ralph, Walter and Eliza Hall Institute of Medical Research, Australia.), with amino-acid sequence MKISSAVIYISGSLCILCSNFLVQFASSTQALPKPAQNLKGGVKKPSLQQTKSPLPSKPPKPVNDKLKDDSNKTETKDAKNGLNKPPKNINDKVKDGENKTPSQDLNEPSFKLPMRQKASSWDAWLKGTKKDYENLKCFAKGNLYDWLCSVRDSFELYLQSLESKWTSCSDNTTTVFLCECLAESSGWGDPQWESWVKKELKEQLKTEAQAWISTKKKDFDGLTSKYFSLWKDHRRKELEEEAWKTKASSGGLSEWEELTDKMNTRYTNNLDNMWSNYSGDLLFRFDEWSPEVLEKWIESKQWNQWVKKVRK; translated from the exons atgaaaatatcaTCAGcggttatatatatatctggATCTCTTTGTATTTTATGCTCTAATTTTTTAGTGCAGTTCGCCTCCAGCACG CAAGCTTTGCCAAAACCTGCTCAGAACCTTAAAGGTGGTGTGAAGAAACCTTCTTTGCAACAGACAAAAAGCCCATTACCATCTAAACCTCCCAAACCAGTTAATGACAAACTTAAGGATGATAGTAATAAAACCGAGACGAAGGATGCTAAAAACGGGTTAAATAAACCACCAAAAAACATCAATGATAAGGTTAAGgatggagaaaataaaacccCTTCACAAGATCTAAATGAACCTTCATTTAAATTGCCAATGAGACAAAAAGCATCCAGTTGGGATGCGTGGCTTAAGGGCACTAAGAAAGActatgaaaatttaaagtGTTTTGCCAAAGGTAATTTATACGACTGGCTTTGTAGTGTAAGAGATTCGTTCGAATTGTATCTTCAAAGTTTGGAATCAAAATGGACATCTTGTTCAGATAATACGACTACAGTGTTCTTATGTGAATGCTTGGCAGAATCATCTGGATGGGGCGACCCTCAATGGGAAAGTTGGGTAAAGAAGGAATTAAAGGAACAGTTGAAAACGGAAGCTCAAGCGTGGatttctacaaaaaaaaaggatttcgATGGTTTAAcaagtaaatatttttcgttATGGAAAGATCATAGAAGGAAAGAGTTGGAAGAAGAAGCGTGGAAAACAAAAGCATCATCTGGTGGTTTATCAGAGTGGGAAGAACTGACAGATAAGATGAATACACGTTACACGAATAATTTGGATAATATGTGGAGTAATTATAGTGGTGATTTATTATTTAGATTTGATGAATGGTCTCCAGAAGTGCTTGAAAAATGGATAGAAAGTAAGCAATGGAATCAATGGGTCAAAAAAGTtagaaagtaa